TTCTGCATTTCTCATTCTATATTCCTCAGTTGCTAGATTTTCTCTGCTTATATTTCTTTTTCCCCCCTATATAGATAAACACAGATGCAGTATGCATTTTCATAGGAAAGATATTTCTTTCAATCTAAGGACTAAGCTTGAAAACTTTTAATAGGCAGAATTAACACTTTTAAGAGGCACGACAAGacattgattttctttttctttttgataatcGTGGTGTTGGAGTCAGCTTGGACACGCATAGACTAATTTCACAGGGTAGCTGCTAACTCCCATCATCACATGTAGTGGTAAATCTGTCCAACAAGGCTTGAACAGATGGAAAAGGATCCCCTAATATTTTTGAACTCGAAACCTCATAGTTCTTAAcacacttcattgaccactagatCATATCTTTGAATGTACATTGGGTTTCTTTTCATAAGGCAAAGTATCCATGGGAGTCACATCATTTTTCCTTAGTGAATTGGTTTTTGATAATAATGACCATCTATATAAAAATTGAACAAGAAATCTAATGCAGCACGAATTTAATTTCTCTCTATTTTTGGGATTACAGTTTCAAGAAACTTCTCTTAAGTATGTCACACCATATTGAGATTGCCCCTTTTCTTTATCAAACTCCTCTGACTGAAGCTACAAAGGACGAggtatctctctctctcacaaCCCTTTTCGTCTTTATTAAGGTTAATATGTTTCTAATATTGAATGcataaaatagaagaaaatcatctttttcaaaatatcagTATAAACGATTGAGTGTTTAAAAATAATGAGTACATTAAGTTAATCTAACTAAGTGCTTATTGCATAATTCACATAATCaacaatttaaaattttaagacttCTTCGCTAATTACAGAAACAAGTAGGCTGGGAAGCGGATTGTCGAAtcaagatatgggagaccgATCGTCAAAATCATTTAGGGTTGAAAACAAATAAATCTGCAAAACAAATCTTTGATGAAATATTTAAAGATTTGGACGAATCGTCTACCAAATCTTGTACCATGTTCAAAGTAAATATGTGGCTACGTGAATCAAATCCAGATGCTTATACGCCAAAGTTGATCTCCATTGGTCCTTATCATAAGAAAAATCCGCAGCTTCAGTCGATGGAGAAGTATAAACTACTTTACCTACAACGTTTTCTCCAGCGGAGAGATGAAATGGATGGTGAGAGTTGCATTAGAGAATTGGAGAAACTAAAGGATGAAGCACTAAAGTGTTATGACAATATAGAGGACCTTGATACTAGTGATAGTTCTGGCATATTCTTGAAAATGTTGTTGCTTGATGGCTGTTTTGTGGTTGAGTATATCCGAGAGTTTTGTCATGGGGCGCCAAAAGGAGAAGACAAAATCATCAACACAGATTGGATGGAAGGTCTTGTAGATCGTGACTTCTTGTTACTAGAAAACCAACTTCCTTTTTTTATCCTTGCCAAGCTACATGAAATGACTAAGGAAGGTACAGAGTCATTCATAACAATGgtcaaaatcaatttttctgCTAGTTTACCCAAGGTGAATTCCAAATTCATAAGTGAAACTGATGGAAATAATGCCAAGGAAATCAAACATTTACTTCAAGTGATACACATGTGTTATTGCCCTCCAAAGATGGAAAATAGCCGAACTAGCATGAAAGCAAAACTTAGCAAGAAAAGTTCTTGCTGGAACCCATTACAACTAGGCACTACCGCGAgttaaaaaaaagtacaaaaagacAAGGACTGTGACATATGGCGCGACCTGATGCCATGCGGGACAGAGCTTGATGAAGCTGGAATTGACATCTCAACTGTTGGGAGTATTTATA
This window of the Lycium ferocissimum isolate CSIRO_LF1 unplaced genomic scaffold, AGI_CSIRO_Lferr_CH_V1 ctg12739, whole genome shotgun sequence genome carries:
- the LOC132041985 gene encoding uncharacterized protein LOC132041985: MTNSSDEDYVKKMNQDYFARKFRPRGDLQGKGALAKIFPGIGRSAKLPAAQSIAQINIGEQSGTDFPIWQLSEDGCFTNKSHSPHHMLGIMEAKKLMQVWEPKEDNHREDTLSWNLDHQIGARKQTFPPSETWPDGQRSATPYRKIKTLKSGGKSFGEMPPLARKMNMEAISLKKAAGIGGILRDCHGDLIMAFSITVQCNSNNVAEALARKSGKARARRKEEAAKEKEKQVGWEADCRIKIWETDRQNHLGLKTNKSAKQIFDEIFKDLDESSTKSCTMFKVNMWLRESNPDAYTPKLISIGPYHKKNPQLQSMEKYKLLYLQRFLQRRDEMDGESCIRELEKLKDEALKCYDNIEDLDTSDSSGIFLKMLLLDGCFVVEYIREFCHGAPKGEDKIINTDWMEGLVDRDFLLLENQLPFFILAKLHEMTKEGTESFITMVKINFSASLPKVNSKFISETDGNNAKEIKHLLQVIHMCYCPPKMENSRTSMKAKLSKKSSCWNPLQLGTTAS